The nucleotide sequence ATTTTCAAAGGTGCAAGATGTGAGTATACTCAACATCAACCTAGCAAATCATCCTATAGTCACTCCCATGATAAATAAAAGCTTCAAAAAGTCTATAACCCTGTTTTTGGTTGTTCTAGGTGGATCAGTTTGCTTGCTCCAGAAAGGAGTTACCCAGCCGATTGAAACATCTTTACAAGAAAGATACAGGTCTGCTATTAGAGATGCAGCTTTGGTTGATGAAGAGGGGAAAGATTTTGATAATTTAATTCAAATTACGCCAGACAACCCGTTCCTAAAATCATCCTGGGATGAAACTCAGACAAGGATTTTAGTTGTGACCTGGAAAAGCCAGCGTACTTATGATCAATACATAAAACCTTTCAGCAATAGCCCGGAGGAGAAAAGAAATAAACTAACCTGGGTAACAGTTGCTCCTCAAGTTAAAGAGTTCTGTAAACAATATTTACGAAATAATCCAAATGCCACAGAAGCAGACTTAAACCTACGTTTAAAGCAGTATCTTGGATTAGATCCTAAGTGGAATTATGATGTCTTTGTAGAACTGTGGGTCAATCCTAAAGATCTGTTTCGCCCTTGCGTTGATCCAGAAATTACAGATACAAAATGTAATAGAAAGTGGGGAGACGAGATCCCTAAAGTAATTGGAGCAACTCCAGATGCATCAATCTCAGACTATAAGCTCTTTTTCGAGAACCTGTACTATATAAGTATCCGTCCAGGACTCCAACCCTTTACTGGTCTCGGCTATACCTATGATTGGAGCAGTCCAAATGGCCGAGTCGGTGCCAGCGAGTTTATTTTAATTCCCGGAGCCGCTTACACAATTAATGGTCAGCCAGTTCCCACTCTAAAATACTGCCAGTCATAAAGGTTGGACTTTGGACAAAGGAGAAAATTCATTTTCCGACCTCCTAATTAGAAGTAAAATACTACTTTGCAGAAATTAAAGATCAGACTTTAATTAACAATTTTGGCCCCTTCCATATCTAAAGAGAGTGCTTGCACTTGCGCCGCTACCCCTTCATTTTCCCACGCCACCCTCATCGCTTCAGTCACCCTATCCGCTTCACCCTGAGAACTTAAAGCGAGTAAAGTGGGACCTGCCCCACTGATTACCATACCATAAGCCCCGGCTGCGATAGCCGCTCGTTTCACCGCTTCGTAACCTTTAATTAAACCTTGACGATAGGGTTGATGCAGCTTATCCTCCATCGCCATAGCTAACCAGTCTCCTCGCCCCTGTTCGAGTCCTTGTAACAATAACCCTAAACGTGCAATATTAAAAATAGCATCAGCGCGGCTATACTGAGTGGGTAAAACGCCTCTCGCTTCTTGAGTAGATAATTCAAAATCCGGAATAGCCACAATGGGAATCAGTTTGTCATACCAGGGAATCTCGCAAATTTGCCAATTCCCCATTTCCCCCACACATAAGCGACTGCTTCCCAATAAAGCGGGAACCACATTATCGGGATGTCCTTCTAAAGATATGGCTAATTCCATCACTTCAGATTGAGTTAAAGGGTTACCGGCTAGATAATTTGCCCCCACTAAACCCCCTACAATGGCTGTGGCTGAACTTCCTAACCCTCTGGCTAAAGGAACCCCTAATTTGATCTCAATTTCTACAGCAGGAACCGGTTGATTGAGATGTTGATAGAAAAGCGCAAAAGATTGATAAAGTAAATTAGTTTTATCTCGACTAACCCGTTCTGCTTCTGCGCCGCTTACGAGAATTTTCTCTTCGGTTTCTGAAGTGAGAGTAAACTTAAATTGATTATAAAGGGTTAAAGCGGCTCCTAGACAATCAAAGCCTGGACCAAGATTAGCGGTAGTAGCAGGAACGGTTAGGGTAACGGTCATTTCTTGTTTTGAATTACATTACATATATTTAGTATAAATGACTAAAGACCTGCAAACCACTCATAACCTTGGTCTTCCCAATAGCCTTTCCGAGGAAATAATTGATTGACCAAAGTAATCTGTGTTACCCACTTACTTTGCTTATAACCTAGTTTAATCGGAGAAGCTAATCGAAGTGGTGCGCCATTTTCCACAGGAAGCGGCTGACCATTTTTTTGATAAACCATTAACGTTTGAGGATGTAATGCTGAAGCTAAATCCCAACTTTCATAATAGCCATCTGCTGATTTAAAATAAACATAACGAACATGAGATTTGGGTTGTACCATCGCCACTAAATCCCGTAAGCGTACCCCACCCCATTGCACTATTGCCGCCCAACCTTCTACGCAGACATGGCGAATGGTCATGGAAGTAAAGGGCATATTCTTGAGGTCAGTCAAGCTTAATTGTATAGGATGATTGACTGCGCCATCAATGGTTAGTCGATAAGTTTCTGGGTCAATTTGGGGAGTTAAATCAAAGGTATTAACTAATAACGCCTCCTCTTGAATCGCACTAGCAGGAAACTCAGGGACGGGTTTTTCTGGATTAAATAACAAAGTTTCAACAGACTGATTTAAGGGTTCAAAAATTTTATTAACTTTATCCTCAAAAAAAGTTGAGCCACAACTATTCAGTAATAATCCTAATCCAGAAAGACCGGATAGCTCCAACACTTGACGACGTGACAGACGGGAAAAGTTAATCCGTTTCATTATTTGACAATCCTCTCTCAAAACGTAGCAAATATCGATTTTATTAGACGTATTCCACCTACTTTAAAAGCCAAAAAGCCATGCCATAAAGTAAAAATAATTAGGATCG is from Gloeothece verrucosa PCC 7822 and encodes:
- the thrB gene encoding homoserine kinase codes for the protein MTVTLTVPATTANLGPGFDCLGAALTLYNQFKFTLTSETEEKILVSGAEAERVSRDKTNLLYQSFALFYQHLNQPVPAVEIEIKLGVPLARGLGSSATAIVGGLVGANYLAGNPLTQSEVMELAISLEGHPDNVVPALLGSSRLCVGEMGNWQICEIPWYDKLIPIVAIPDFELSTQEARGVLPTQYSRADAIFNIARLGLLLQGLEQGRGDWLAMAMEDKLHQPYRQGLIKGYEAVKRAAIAAGAYGMVISGAGPTLLALSSQGEADRVTEAMRVAWENEGVAAQVQALSLDMEGAKIVN
- a CDS encoding molybdopterin-dependent oxidoreductase, with the translated sequence MKRINFSRLSRRQVLELSGLSGLGLLLNSCGSTFFEDKVNKIFEPLNQSVETLLFNPEKPVPEFPASAIQEEALLVNTFDLTPQIDPETYRLTIDGAVNHPIQLSLTDLKNMPFTSMTIRHVCVEGWAAIVQWGGVRLRDLVAMVQPKSHVRYVYFKSADGYYESWDLASALHPQTLMVYQKNGQPLPVENGAPLRLASPIKLGYKQSKWVTQITLVNQLFPRKGYWEDQGYEWFAGL